The region GCCAGCGCCTCTCTTACCCAGGTATCGCCCAGCACATCATTCAACGTGGAAACAACCGCCAGGTGTGTTTCGGTGACGATGAAGACATGTATTTTTTCGATCAATGGCTGCCCGATTATGCTGCCGAGTATGGTGTTGCCGTTCATGCCTGGGTATTCATGACCAACCATATTCATGTGCTCGCAACGCCAGTCGACTTCAACAGCGTTTCCCAGTTGATGCAGGCCCTCGGTCGCCGCTACGTGCGCTATTTCAACTGGCGTTATCGCCGCACCGGCACACTATGGGAAGGTCGCTATCGCTCCTGCCTAGTCGACTCCGAGGCCTACTTGTTAACCTGTCAGCGCTATATAGAGATGAATCCTGTGAGAGCGGGCATGCATGGTCACCGCTCCCGCCGGGTATCGCTGGAGCAGCTATCGCAGCAATGCGCATGGCAAGCCGTCAACATTGGTTATTCCACATGATCTTTACCGTAAATTGGGCCCGACAGCTGAGAGTCGACAAACGGCCTACCGTGCCCTGTTCAGGGAACAGCTGCCGGCCGAACTTATCGAGAATATCAACCAATCAACATGCAGCGGGCTGGCTCTGGGTAATGATCGATTTCGGGACCAGATCGAGCTGCTGACCGGCAAGTTGGCTGGACGTGGGAAAGTTGGGCGACCGGTTAAGCAACCGTGACCGTGAAAGCAAAGGTTCGGAGCCGGCCATAGGGAGCGTCCCCTTAGGCAACTTATTCGGTCTGGCAGAGCAGTTAATGTTCATTTGCCCCATCAACACCGAGGCTCTATCCACTCGTAGCGATAACCTGGGGTTGGTGAGCGTCTCGGGCCGCGTTCGGACTCGCCGACAGAGTTAATTCGTGACGAGATTAATGTTCATCTGACCCCAATTGATTCCCCGGCCATAGTTGCAACCAAAGAGGATCCTTGGGCTAAGCTTGAGGCACTCTTCTCGCTACGTGAAAGGTGCGCCCCATGAAACTATCTGGAAGCTGTCTCTGCCGAGGTGTGCAATATGAGATTCAGGGAGCGCTGACGGATGTGTACAACTGCCACTGCTCAATGTGCCGCAAGCTGCATGCGGCGGCCTTCAGAACCAGCGCAAGAATCCGTTCCGCAGATTGGAAAACGGTACAGGGTGAAGAGCTGATCAGGTTTTACGAATCCTCCCCCGGCGAACATAAAGGGTTCTGTTCAGTGTGCAGCTCCAGCCTATATACGAAGTTCGACGCCAAACCGGAGGTCTACGGGTTCCCGCTGGGCACACTGGATACCGATCCCCACGTCCGGCCGCAACGGCACATTTTTGTAGGTAACAAAGCGCCGTGGTTCGAAATAACCGATGAGCTACCGCAGTATACTGAGTTCGATTAAACCTCGTGCACGGATAAATATATGTAGTCTTGGGACGCAACCCCACGCCTACGCCCAGGCTCGATCAGATGTCTAGCGACACATTGAGGTTCGTGAACGCGTGGGGCCGCGTTCGAGATGTTCACCCTGCCCCCGATTTCTCCAAACAAAAATCCCCACACGAAGCGGGGATTTTTGTAGAGATTGGAGCGTGGCTGGATCAAGCAGTCAAACTGAGGGCAAAAGGCAAGACCTGACCGCGACAACTCTGTTGGACTCTAGTGCCTATAGCGCCAAAGCACTGGCTGATCTGTATCAGCAGCGCTGGGATGTCGAGCTGTTCTTCCGTGACATCAAAACGACCATGGGTATGGACGTTCTTCGTTGCAAAACACCCGACATGGTTATGAAAGAAATTCTGATGTATCTCATTGTTTACAACGCGATCAGGCTGCTGATGAACACTGCCGGCGAGTCAGCGAATCTCGCTAGACGTCAAATCAGTTTCAAGGCGAGCGTGCAAGCCCTTAGACAATGGGAGCCAGCTCTGAGTCGGCAGGATGTAGGCAGCAAAGAAAGGCGTCGGTTGATGGCTGCGCTGTATGAGGCGATTATTGGAAATCTCCAGATAGAACGACCCGGACGACACGAGCCCCGATGCGTGAAACGAAGGCCAAAGCCATATGGCTTATTGACGACGCACAGACATGAAATGACCGAGGTCCCCCATCGTTACCGCTATCGTGCAAAAGCAGCTTAACTTAGTGCCATTCTCATCTGACCCCAATTAGCTCGCGGCCAAATCCATTCTTCAGAAACAACAAACCCCGGCGAACCGGGGTTGTCGTACTGCAGAGGCCGAACAAATCAGCAGAAATAAATGCTCATCTGACCCCAATCAGTCCATAGAAAAATTACCGACAGTTGGAAGGAGCCAGTTTCGCATCTAGAGTACCGGTTGTCGCTCCTGAAACTTTTGCCGTAGCACCACTTGCCAAGCACTGCCACTGGATCGCATCTGCAGGCGGGGTATAAATCGCAGTGTCAGCTGGCAGCGAAGCTGTAGTAGTACCGCCTGTGAACGGATAAAGAACGAGGGTGTTGCCACCTGTAGCAGCAATGGATGCGCCATAACTGATAGTAATTTCGCCATTGTCACCAATCGTCATATCTGTGACGTTGTCTGTCGCTGCAGGTTTCGTCCAACCGCTGTCATAAGCCACACCGTTTGCAGCATTTTCTGCCACAGCCACTTTCGCTGAAGCGGCCAAACTAAGACCCTCGGTTACTTTCGCCCGCTTTGTATAATCCTGATAAGCCGGCAAAGCAATAGCCGCCAAAATACCAATAATCGCAACCACGATCATCAGTTCGATAAGTGTAAAACCTTTCTGCATTTGAGCTTTCATCGTATAACTCCATTATGTGATTTAGCCCTTGGGCTGACACACACCAAGCACCCAGCGTGCCAACCCGGCCGTACCGCCTTCACGAAGCGACAATCACCGCTCAAAATGCCAACCAAGCCACATCCTGCGCGCCTGACAACGAATCACTGACTTCTTCAGCTGTAGGCACCAAATCACCAAATCAGCCCCATCCATCCATCTAAATTCCAAATTCCGACCAAACCTGACAATTAACGTCACCCCATCCCGCACGCCACCCAGCCGCTTTTCATCCCCCAACGGTGTCCACAGCTCTAAACCTGTAATATAGTCAGCCGATAACACGCTATACAGCCAACACAGCTCCGAGACCAATAGTCGCCTATGGATACCCCCGCGCTCTCTGGTCTGGCACGAAGGATCGTTCAGGATCAGTTGCTGGACGCAACCGTTGCCAGTAAGGCCAGCAAACAGGCCACGCTAGACAAGATTCCCCTCATTACCTATCTGGTGCAGAACAAGCTGGGCAATGCACGCGACCTGGCCATGGTCTGCGCCGAGGAATTCGGCTACCCGTTTTTTGATCTTGCGGTGCTGGACAAAGACCATCAGCCGCAGGATCTGGTCAGCGAGAAGCTGATTCGCCAGCACTGCGTGCTGCCTCTTTATAAGCGTGGCTCGCGCCTGTTCCTGGCCATGTCCGATCCGACAAACCAGCAGGCGTTGAGCGATATCCAGTTCAACACCGGCTTGATGACCGATGCGGTCATGGTTGAGGACGACAAGCTGCAGGCTGCGATCGAGAAGTATCTTGAAAGCCCGACTGGCGGGCTTGGGGATATGGATGATTCGGCGTTGGATGATCTGGACGTCGAGTCAGTCAACGATGATGACAAGCCCACGACCAGCGGCGGCGAGGCTGACGACGCGCCCATCGTGCGCTTCGTCAACAAGATGCTGCTGGACGCGGTACGCATGGGCTCATCGGACTTGCACTTCGAGCCCTATGAAAAACTTTATCGCGTACGCTTCCGTACTGACGGCATTCTGCACGAGGTCGCGAAACCTCCAGTGCAGCTGGGCGTGCGCATTGCGGCACGCTTGAAGGTGATGTCATCTATGGATATGGCCGAACGGCGCAAGCCGCAGGATGGCCGTATCAAGATGAAGATTTCACGCAACAAGTCCATCGACTTCCGGGTTAACACCCTGCCCACGCTCTGGGGCGAGAAGGTGGTTCTGCGTATTCTTGACGCCGAAAGCGCCAAGATGGGTATTGATGCGCTGGGGTATGAAGAAGACCAGAAGGAAATGTACCTCACCGCGCTGGCCAGACCCCAGGGCATGATTCTGGTAACGGGCCCGACCGGCTCGGGCAAGACGGTATCGCTGTACACCGGCCTGAATATTCTCAACACCATGGAGCGCAACATCTCCACCGCGGAAGATCCTGTCGAGATCAACCTTGAGGGTATCAACCAGGTCAACGTGAACCCCAAGCAGGGGCTGGATTTTGCCAAGGCGCTGCGCGCGTTTTTGCGTCAGGATCCGGACATCATCATGGTCGGGGAGATCCGTGACCTTGAAACGGCCGAAATCGCGATCAAGGCGGCGCAGACCGGTCACATGGTACTGTCCACGCTACACACCAACAGCGCAGCTGAGACTTTGACGCGTTTGCGCAATATGGGCGTGCCCTCGTTCAACATCGCCACATCCGTTAATCTGATCATCGCCCAGCGTCTGGCTCGGCGGCTGTGCAAGTCATGCAAGGCGCCCTTTGAAGTGCCTCGCGAGACGCTCATTGAGGAAGGCTTCAGCCCTGAAAAAATTGATGCAGGGTTGACTATTTACGGGCCGGTGGGTTGCGAAAACTGTAAAGACGGTTATAAAGGGCGTGTTGGTATTTATGAGGTAGTTAAGATTACGCCAGCCATGCAACGTATCATCATGGAAGACGGCAACTCTATTCAGATTTCAGACGTAGCCCAACAGGAAGGTTTCAGAAGCTTGCGCCAGTCGGCCCTGATGAAAGCAGAACAGGGCGTTACCAGTCTGGCGGAAGTTAACCGAGTGACAAAGGATTAAGTCATGGCTCAGCAAGCAGCAGCGCTAAAAAGGAAGCCGGCCCCGGCGAAGAAGAAGGTAAAAGAACCCAAGATCTACCCCTTCAAATGGGAGGGAAAGGATCGCAAGGGCACCAAGATTTCCGGCGAAATTCAGGGTTCGAACCCGGCCTTGATCAAGGCCCAGCTGCGCAAGCAGGGCATTCTCGTTACCAAGATCAACAAATCCTCCACTTTGTTCGGCAAACGTAGCAAAGCGATCAAGCCGCTTGATATCGCTTTTTTTACACGTCAGCTGGCGACCATGATGGAGTCCGGCGTACCGATTGTGCAGGCCTTCGAGATTATCGCCGAGGGCTCTGAAAATCCCAGCGTTGCGAAGCTTGTTACGACCATCAAGACAGATGTAGCTGCCGGTAATACGTTGGCGGACTCCCTGCGTCAGCATCCCAAATATTTCGACGACCTGTTCTGTAACCTGGTTGAGTCCGGTGAGCAGTCAGGCCGGCTGGAATCGCTGCTGGATCGGATCGCGACCTATAAGGAAAAGACCGAAGCACTCAAGGCCAAGATCAAGAAGGCCATGACCTATCCAATCGCGGTGGTTGTCGTTGCCATCGTGGTAACGGCTATCCTGCTGTTGAAGGTGGTTCCACAATTCAAGGAAGTGTTCTCCAGCTTCGGCGCCGAGCTGCCGGCCTTTACCCTCTTCGTTATCGGCTTGTCAGAATGGCTGCAGGACTGGTGGTTCATCATCCTGATAGGGCTTATTGCTCTGGGCTATGCATACACCCAGGTTAACCGACGATCGCTCAAGTTCCGGGACGCGCAGGACCGGGCATTACTCAAAGCCCCGATCGTCGGGAAGATCATCTACGAGGCAGCAGTGGCCCGTTACGCCCGCACCCTCTCAACCACCTTCGCCGCCGGTGTACCGCTTGTGGATGCGCTCGATTCGGTCGGTGGTGCGGTGGGGAACGTAGTGTTCCGCAACGCAGTGATGAAGGTAAAAGAAGATGTGTCAGCCGGTTCACAGCTGAACTTCTCCATGCGTACTACCAACGTGTTCCCTTCGCTCGCTGTGCAAATGGCTGGCATCGGTGAAGAATCCGGTAACCTCGACGGCATGCTTGAGAAGGTCGCGGACTATTACGAGGCCGAGGTGGATAACAAGGTCGACAACCTGACCACGCTGCTTGAGCCTCTGATCATGAGTGTTCTCGGCGTTCTGGTCGGCGGTCTGATCATCGCCATGTACCTGCCAATCTTCCAGCTGGGCTCTGTTGTCTAAAACATGACTCTTATCGATTACCTGGCCAGCCACGTGCTGGCCTTTGTTTTGCTCGCGGGACTGCTGGGTTTGGTGATCGGCAGTTTTCTCAACGTTGTGATACATCGCCTGCCCCGGATGATGGAGCGGGACTGGCGTATTCAGGCACGGGAAATTCTCGAGCCTGAGACGGAACACCCCGCTGAGCCCACTTATAATCTCGTTCTACCCCATTCCCACTGCCCCCATTGCCAGACCGAAATCAAAGCCTGGCAAAACGTGCCAGTGGTGAGCTATGTATTCCTGCGCGGCCGCTGCGCACAGTGCAAGACCCGGATCAGCCCGCGCTATCCGCTGGTTGAGCTGCTGACCGCGGTCCTATCAATGGTCGTTGCCTGGCAGCTTGGCTTCGGCTGGGCCGCGGCTGGCCTGATTTTCCTGACATGGGGCTTGATTGCCCTGAGCCTGATCGATGCCGACACCCAGTTGTTGCCTGATGTAATCGTTCTGCCGCTGTTATGGCTGGGGCTTATCGTTAACAGCTTCGGTGTCTATACCGACCTCAGCACCGCTCTGTGGGGTGCCGTGTTCGGCTACCTGAGCCTGTGGTCGGTGTACTGGCTGTTCAAACTGGTTACCGGCAAGGAAGGCATGGGTTACGGCGACTTCAAGCTGCTGGCCATGCTCGGCGCCTGGGGTGGCTGGCAAGTTCTGCCGCTCACCATTCTGCTTTCTTCTCTGGTGGGCGCAATCCTCGGCATCATCATCCTGAAATCCCGCGGCGATTCCAACGCGACCCCCCTGCCCTTCGGGCCCTATCTGGCGATTGCCGGGTGGATTGCCTTGATCTGGGGTGACACAATTACCGGCACCTATCTCAGATTCGCCGGATTATAGAATGATCATTGGATTGACCGGCGGCATCGGCAGCGGCAAAAGCGCCGCCGCCGACCGCTTCGCGCTGGCTCATGGTATTCACATTGTGGACGCGGACGTTAAGTCCCGCGTCGTCGTAGAGCCCGGCCGCCCCGCATTAAGCCAGATCGTGGACCGGTTCGGTCAGCATATGTTGCTAGAGGGCGGCTTCCTCAACCGCGCTGCGCTGCGTGAAGAGGTATTCAAAGCCCCCGAGCAGCGTATGTGGCTCGAGCAATTGCTACACCCTCTGATTCGCGACGAAATCATCAGCGACCTCGCCTCTGCTACCTCGCCTTACGCCTTGCTGGTCTCACCGCTGCTGGTAGAATCCGGCCAGTACCGGATGACGCAACGGGTGTTGGTTGTGGATGTGCCCGAAGAGATACAGATCGCCCGCACCCGGCAGCGCGATCAAGTATCAGAAGAACAGATCAAAGCCATCATGCAGGCGCAGGCGAGGCGCGATGATCGGTTGCTGCATGCCGATGATGTGATCACCAATGACAAGGACCTGGCCGCCCTGCACGCGCAAGTGGACGCGCTCCATCAACGCTACCTGGCAATCGCCGAAGGAGCCAGCTCATGACCCTGACCGTAGAATGCCCCACCTGCAAAGCACCCGTAACCTGGGATGACAGCTTTCCCGATCGCCCTTTCTGCTCGCATCGCTGCCGATTGATCGACCTCGGCGCCTGGGCCTCGGAGGAACACGCCATTCCCGGTAACGAGCTCGAACAGGATTTGTTCTCAGAGGATTTCCCTGAGCGGGATTAGTCTAAGGAAGCGCCATTAATGCGCCGTATTCACGTGATGGCTGCGGTCATCTGCAACGCCTCCGGCAAAATTCTTATAGCCAGACGACCCGACCATGCGCATCAGGGCGGCTTGTGGGAGTTTCCCGGAGGTAAGTTGGAAGACGGCGAAACACGCTTCGATGGCCTGCGCCGCGAGCTGCGTGAAGAGCTCGGAATCGAGGTAACCCAAGCACGCCCGCTGCTGGATATCCGTCATGACTATTCTGACAAGTCGGTGAGACTCGATGTGTGGCGGGTAACCGCTTTTGCAGGAGAAGCACACGGTGCAGAGGGTCAGCCTGTGCGTTGGGTGGATGCGGCTGAGCTCGATCAGTATCCCTTTCCAGAGGCCAATGTTCCCATCGTTGCCGCTGCACAGCTGCCGGAGCTGTATCTGGTGACGCCTGATGTGGCCAACCTGGAAACCTTGATCGAGGGGTTGGAGAACGCGCGTCAGCGTGGTATCCGGCTGATTCAGCTTCGGCAGACACATCTTGCGCCCGGTGAATATAGGATGTGGGCGGAGACGGTCCTGGAGCGCTTCGGGGCCGACTTTACGATCATGCTCAAAGGGAATCTGCCGCCATCAGTCACCAACGCCGGCTGGCACCTCACTGCCTCGCAATTACGTGATATGGCGGTGGCAGGTCGAGACCACGCCGAATTCAATGGTTGGCTGGCAGCGTCCTGTCACAACACCGAAGAACTGGAAATGGCGTCTCGGGTCGGGGTTGATTTCGTTACCCTTTCTCCGGTACTGCCTACGCAAACGCACCCTGATGCGAAGCCGCTTGGCTGGGATCGTGCTGCTGAGTTGATCGCGCAGGTGAATATGCCGGTGTATTTGCTCGGGGGGCTGGGCGCAGCGGATCTGGAGCGAACGTTTGAAGTGGGCGG is a window of Pseudomonas sp. gcc21 DNA encoding:
- a CDS encoding transposase → MAGSSSQTEGKRQDLTATTLLDSSAYSAKALADLYQQRWDVELFFRDIKTTMGMDVLRCKTPDMVMKEILMYLIVYNAIRLLMNTAGESANLARRQISFKASVQALRQWEPALSRQDVGSKERRRLMAALYEAIIGNLQIERPGRHEPRCVKRRPKPYGLLTTHRHEMTEVPHRYRYRAKAA
- the pilB gene encoding type IV-A pilus assembly ATPase PilB — encoded protein: MDTPALSGLARRIVQDQLLDATVASKASKQATLDKIPLITYLVQNKLGNARDLAMVCAEEFGYPFFDLAVLDKDHQPQDLVSEKLIRQHCVLPLYKRGSRLFLAMSDPTNQQALSDIQFNTGLMTDAVMVEDDKLQAAIEKYLESPTGGLGDMDDSALDDLDVESVNDDDKPTTSGGEADDAPIVRFVNKMLLDAVRMGSSDLHFEPYEKLYRVRFRTDGILHEVAKPPVQLGVRIAARLKVMSSMDMAERRKPQDGRIKMKISRNKSIDFRVNTLPTLWGEKVVLRILDAESAKMGIDALGYEEDQKEMYLTALARPQGMILVTGPTGSGKTVSLYTGLNILNTMERNISTAEDPVEINLEGINQVNVNPKQGLDFAKALRAFLRQDPDIIMVGEIRDLETAEIAIKAAQTGHMVLSTLHTNSAAETLTRLRNMGVPSFNIATSVNLIIAQRLARRLCKSCKAPFEVPRETLIEEGFSPEKIDAGLTIYGPVGCENCKDGYKGRVGIYEVVKITPAMQRIIMEDGNSIQISDVAQQEGFRSLRQSALMKAEQGVTSLAEVNRVTKD
- a CDS encoding Nudix family hydrolase; protein product: MRRIHVMAAVICNASGKILIARRPDHAHQGGLWEFPGGKLEDGETRFDGLRRELREELGIEVTQARPLLDIRHDYSDKSVRLDVWRVTAFAGEAHGAEGQPVRWVDAAELDQYPFPEANVPIVAAAQLPELYLVTPDVANLETLIEGLENARQRGIRLIQLRQTHLAPGEYRMWAETVLERFGADFTIMLKGNLPPSVTNAGWHLTASQLRDMAVAGRDHAEFNGWLAASCHNTEELEMASRVGVDFVTLSPVLPTQTHPDAKPLGWDRAAELIAQVNMPVYLLGGLGAADLERTFEVGGQGVAGIRGIWELPS
- the yacG gene encoding DNA gyrase inhibitor YacG; translation: MTLTVECPTCKAPVTWDDSFPDRPFCSHRCRLIDLGAWASEEHAIPGNELEQDLFSEDFPERD
- a CDS encoding pilin, with translation MKAQMQKGFTLIELMIVVAIIGILAAIALPAYQDYTKRAKVTEGLSLAASAKVAVAENAANGVAYDSGWTKPAATDNVTDMTIGDNGEITISYGASIAATGGNTLVLYPFTGGTTTASLPADTAIYTPPADAIQWQCLASGATAKVSGATTGTLDAKLAPSNCR
- a CDS encoding type II secretion system F family protein codes for the protein MAQQAAALKRKPAPAKKKVKEPKIYPFKWEGKDRKGTKISGEIQGSNPALIKAQLRKQGILVTKINKSSTLFGKRSKAIKPLDIAFFTRQLATMMESGVPIVQAFEIIAEGSENPSVAKLVTTIKTDVAAGNTLADSLRQHPKYFDDLFCNLVESGEQSGRLESLLDRIATYKEKTEALKAKIKKAMTYPIAVVVVAIVVTAILLLKVVPQFKEVFSSFGAELPAFTLFVIGLSEWLQDWWFIILIGLIALGYAYTQVNRRSLKFRDAQDRALLKAPIVGKIIYEAAVARYARTLSTTFAAGVPLVDALDSVGGAVGNVVFRNAVMKVKEDVSAGSQLNFSMRTTNVFPSLAVQMAGIGEESGNLDGMLEKVADYYEAEVDNKVDNLTTLLEPLIMSVLGVLVGGLIIAMYLPIFQLGSVV
- a CDS encoding A24 family peptidase, which translates into the protein MTLIDYLASHVLAFVLLAGLLGLVIGSFLNVVIHRLPRMMERDWRIQAREILEPETEHPAEPTYNLVLPHSHCPHCQTEIKAWQNVPVVSYVFLRGRCAQCKTRISPRYPLVELLTAVLSMVVAWQLGFGWAAAGLIFLTWGLIALSLIDADTQLLPDVIVLPLLWLGLIVNSFGVYTDLSTALWGAVFGYLSLWSVYWLFKLVTGKEGMGYGDFKLLAMLGAWGGWQVLPLTILLSSLVGAILGIIILKSRGDSNATPLPFGPYLAIAGWIALIWGDTITGTYLRFAGL
- the coaE gene encoding dephospho-CoA kinase (Dephospho-CoA kinase (CoaE) performs the final step in coenzyme A biosynthesis.), producing MIIGLTGGIGSGKSAAADRFALAHGIHIVDADVKSRVVVEPGRPALSQIVDRFGQHMLLEGGFLNRAALREEVFKAPEQRMWLEQLLHPLIRDEIISDLASATSPYALLVSPLLVESGQYRMTQRVLVVDVPEEIQIARTRQRDQVSEEQIKAIMQAQARRDDRLLHADDVITNDKDLAALHAQVDALHQRYLAIAEGASS
- a CDS encoding GFA family protein yields the protein MKLSGSCLCRGVQYEIQGALTDVYNCHCSMCRKLHAAAFRTSARIRSADWKTVQGEELIRFYESSPGEHKGFCSVCSSSLYTKFDAKPEVYGFPLGTLDTDPHVRPQRHIFVGNKAPWFEITDELPQYTEFD
- a CDS encoding transposase; translated protein: MARRQRLSYPGIAQHIIQRGNNRQVCFGDDEDMYFFDQWLPDYAAEYGVAVHAWVFMTNHIHVLATPVDFNSVSQLMQALGRRYVRYFNWRYRRTGTLWEGRYRSCLVDSEAYLLTCQRYIEMNPVRAGMHGHRSRRVSLEQLSQQCAWQAVNIGYST